From a single Micromonospora sp. WMMD1102 genomic region:
- a CDS encoding NUDIX domain-containing protein: MSSIPWAESYLGQLRALAGDRTLMFVGARAVLRDAAGQVLLIERSDNGYWAMPAGAMELGESIAECAVREVWEETGLTAGAVTPFAMYTGPDRTFTNMYGDTYQLFVVAFRVDAWSGELLTSTDETTNAGFFPPRSLPAPLAGTVPETLDDLAVFERTSQIVLK; the protein is encoded by the coding sequence ATGAGCAGCATCCCATGGGCCGAGTCGTACCTCGGTCAGCTTCGCGCCCTGGCCGGCGACCGTACGCTGATGTTCGTCGGTGCCCGCGCCGTGCTGCGCGACGCGGCCGGCCAGGTGCTGCTGATCGAACGCTCCGACAACGGCTACTGGGCGATGCCGGCCGGCGCGATGGAACTCGGCGAGTCGATCGCCGAGTGTGCCGTCCGCGAGGTCTGGGAGGAGACCGGGCTGACCGCCGGTGCGGTGACCCCGTTCGCCATGTACACCGGCCCGGACCGCACCTTCACCAACATGTACGGCGACACGTACCAGCTCTTCGTGGTCGCCTTCCGGGTCGACGCCTGGTCCGGCGAGCTGCTCACCAGCACCGACGAGACCACGAACGCCGGCTTCTTCCCCCCGCGCTCGCTGCCCGCGCCGCTCGCCGGCACGGTGCCGGAAACCCTGGACGACCTGGCCGTCTTCGAGCGGACCAGCCAGATCGTCCTGAAATAG
- a CDS encoding sigma-70 family RNA polymerase sigma factor: MDGQQAIREVYAASAARLVAQLFGVTADYAEAQDAVQEAFVRALARPGRFRQVENPEAWLRTVALNVARRRFRRRLWLDRLIRSGRLGRADRASPELSPDHVALVAALQRLPRAIRETVVLHHLGDLPVAEVAATLGCSVDAVKARLVRGRQALAGHVIESSGPGSTATVGGRTQRR, encoded by the coding sequence GTGGACGGACAGCAGGCAATTCGAGAGGTGTACGCGGCTTCGGCGGCCCGGCTGGTGGCCCAGCTCTTCGGGGTGACCGCCGACTACGCCGAGGCGCAGGACGCCGTGCAGGAGGCGTTCGTCCGGGCGCTGGCCCGGCCGGGCCGGTTCCGCCAGGTCGAGAACCCGGAGGCGTGGCTGCGCACCGTCGCGCTGAACGTGGCCCGGCGCCGGTTCCGGCGCCGGCTGTGGCTCGACCGGCTGATCCGCTCCGGCCGGCTGGGCAGGGCCGACCGGGCCAGCCCGGAACTGTCGCCGGACCACGTGGCACTGGTCGCGGCCCTGCAACGGCTGCCCCGGGCCATCCGGGAGACCGTGGTGCTGCACCACCTCGGCGACCTGCCGGTGGCCGAGGTAGCCGCGACGCTCGGCTGCTCGGTGGATGCCGTCAAGGCCCGACTGGTACGCGGCCGGCAGGCCCTCGCCGGGCACGTGATCGAGTCGTCCGGTCCGGGAAGCACCGCCACCGTCGGTGGCAGGACGCAGCGTCGCTGA
- a CDS encoding MDR family MFS transporter has translation MSTADGARPSLTHRQILLLMSGLMTGMLLAALDQTIVGTALPTIVGELGGINHYSWVVTAYLLASTASTPLYGKMADLYGRRPVFLFAIGAFLVGSLAAGFAQDMTQLIVTRGVQGLGAGGLMTLAFTIISDVVSPRDRGRYQGLFGAVFGVSSVAGPLVGGYFAEHDWRWIFFLNVPLAVVAIIVCYHVMRLIPFQRRQHTVDWRGAGLLVAGVSALLLALSWGGNEYAWGSGIIVGLFVAGGVLGVLFLVQEARVAEPILPLKLFRRSTFALANAAGFILGLVMFGSIIFIPLYLQIVKGASPTDSGLLMLPMMAGVIVTSVLSGRAISRIGRYKWFPVAGAVVLVAGMLLFTRLQVDTPLWNAFVYMVIIGVGLGLCMQSLILAVQNAVEVRDLGAGTSAATFFRSLGGSFGVAILGAVLSTGLSGALADRLPGAVAQLPPAQQAQFAGATTGFSVNEPSRILALPAPIRAAVQESFVDALHTVFLVAGLIALLAVAVTLAMPNSELRGGPPAGSDEGLARERRGDAATEMEANAQTMI, from the coding sequence ATGAGCACCGCCGACGGGGCGCGCCCGTCCCTGACCCACCGGCAGATCCTGCTCCTGATGAGCGGCCTGATGACCGGCATGCTGCTGGCCGCCCTGGACCAGACGATCGTCGGTACGGCGCTGCCGACGATCGTCGGTGAGCTGGGCGGGATCAACCACTACTCCTGGGTGGTCACCGCGTACCTGCTGGCCTCCACCGCCTCCACCCCGCTGTACGGCAAGATGGCCGACCTGTACGGCCGGCGCCCGGTCTTCCTCTTCGCCATCGGGGCGTTCCTGGTCGGCTCGCTGGCCGCCGGCTTCGCGCAGGACATGACCCAGCTCATCGTCACCCGGGGCGTGCAGGGGCTCGGCGCGGGCGGCCTGATGACGCTTGCCTTCACCATCATCTCCGACGTGGTGTCCCCTCGGGACCGGGGCCGCTACCAGGGCCTCTTCGGCGCCGTGTTCGGGGTCTCCTCGGTGGCCGGGCCGCTGGTCGGCGGCTACTTCGCCGAGCACGACTGGCGGTGGATCTTCTTCCTGAACGTGCCGCTGGCGGTGGTGGCCATCATCGTCTGCTACCACGTCATGCGGCTGATCCCGTTCCAGCGCCGGCAGCACACCGTCGACTGGCGCGGCGCCGGGCTGCTGGTGGCCGGGGTGAGCGCGCTGCTGCTCGCGCTGAGCTGGGGCGGCAACGAGTACGCCTGGGGCTCCGGGATCATCGTCGGGCTCTTCGTCGCCGGTGGGGTGCTCGGGGTGCTCTTCCTGGTCCAGGAGGCCCGGGTCGCCGAGCCGATCCTGCCGCTCAAGCTCTTCCGCCGGTCCACCTTCGCGCTGGCCAACGCCGCCGGCTTCATCCTCGGCCTGGTGATGTTCGGGTCGATCATCTTCATCCCGCTCTACCTCCAGATCGTCAAGGGCGCCTCGCCGACCGACAGCGGCCTGCTGATGCTGCCGATGATGGCCGGCGTGATCGTCACCTCGGTGCTCTCCGGGCGGGCGATCAGCCGGATCGGGCGGTACAAGTGGTTCCCGGTGGCCGGTGCGGTCGTACTGGTCGCCGGGATGCTGCTCTTCACCCGGTTGCAGGTCGACACCCCGCTCTGGAACGCCTTCGTCTACATGGTGATCATCGGCGTCGGGCTGGGGCTCTGCATGCAGTCGCTGATCCTCGCCGTGCAGAACGCGGTGGAGGTGCGCGACCTCGGCGCCGGTACGTCGGCGGCCACCTTCTTCCGGTCGCTGGGCGGCTCGTTCGGGGTGGCGATCCTCGGCGCGGTGCTCTCCACCGGGCTCTCCGGTGCGCTGGCCGACCGGCTGCCCGGCGCCGTCGCCCAGCTTCCGCCCGCCCAGCAGGCGCAGTTCGCCGGTGCCACCACGGGCTTCTCGGTGAACGAGCCGTCCCGGATCCTGGCCCTGCCGGCGCCGATCCGGGCCGCCGTGCAGGAGTCGTTCGTCGACGCGCTGCACACCGTCTTCCTGGTGGCCGGGTTGATCGCCCTGCTGGCCGTGGCGGTCACCCTGGCGATGCCGAACAGCGAACTGCGCGGCGGCCCGCCGGCCGGCTCCGACGAGGGGCTGGCCCGGGAACGCCGGGGCGACGCGGCCACCGAGATGGAGGCGAACGCCCAGACGATGATCTGA
- a CDS encoding type 1 glutamine amidotransferase domain-containing protein, whose product MTATLQGKRIAFLATDGVEEVEYTKPREAVEAAGGQVELVSLESGQIQAFQHLDKSGRYDVDTTVADADPTAYDGLVLPGGVANPDALRADPDAVRFVRAFFDAGKPVGAICHAPWTMIDADVVKGRTLTSWPSLRTDLSNAGANWVDEECHVDNGLVTSRKPDDLPAFCAKLVEELAEGRH is encoded by the coding sequence ATGACCGCGACGTTGCAGGGCAAGCGCATCGCGTTCCTGGCCACCGACGGGGTCGAGGAAGTCGAGTACACCAAGCCCCGGGAGGCGGTCGAGGCGGCCGGCGGACAGGTCGAGCTGGTCTCCCTGGAAAGCGGCCAGATCCAGGCTTTCCAGCACCTGGACAAGTCCGGCCGGTACGACGTCGACACGACCGTGGCCGACGCGGACCCGACGGCCTACGACGGGTTGGTGCTGCCCGGCGGGGTGGCCAACCCGGACGCGCTGCGGGCCGACCCGGACGCGGTCCGGTTCGTCCGGGCGTTCTTCGACGCCGGGAAGCCGGTCGGGGCGATCTGCCACGCGCCATGGACGATGATCGACGCCGACGTGGTGAAGGGGCGTACCCTCACCTCCTGGCCGAGCCTGCGCACCGACCTGTCGAACGCCGGCGCGAACTGGGTCGACGAGGAGTGCCACGTCGACAACGGCCTGGTGACCAGCCGCAAGCCGGACGACCTGCCGGCGTTCTGCGCCAAGCTCGTGGAGGAACTCGCCGAGGGCCGGCACTGA
- a CDS encoding NADP-dependent oxidoreductase, whose protein sequence is MRAVAVTALGGPGVLRVVERPDPVAGPGEILVRVRAAAVHPADLAARTGHIPGGPVEPPFLLGWDFAGDVLAVGDGVPGHRPGSRVAGMVPWYLTRGAVGAYAEFVVAKPDWLVGVPDELDATEAATVPLNALTARQALAMMSLAPGSTVLVTGASGGVGGFAAQLAARAGHRVIAVASSDDEEWVRGLGVAEVLPRSADLSDLEPVPAVLDAVPVGAPAAAPLADGGILVTTRPVPPLDPPRGIRQQTVLIRLDQPRLAELMTEVAKGRLRTRVAASLPLAEAAHAHRLVAAGRLRGKIVLVP, encoded by the coding sequence ATGCGAGCGGTGGCGGTGACGGCACTGGGCGGTCCCGGTGTGCTGCGGGTGGTCGAGCGACCGGACCCGGTCGCCGGCCCCGGCGAGATCCTCGTCCGGGTACGCGCGGCGGCGGTGCACCCCGCCGACCTGGCCGCCCGGACCGGGCACATTCCCGGTGGACCGGTCGAGCCGCCGTTCCTGCTCGGCTGGGACTTCGCCGGTGACGTGCTGGCGGTCGGCGACGGGGTGCCCGGACACCGGCCCGGCAGCCGGGTCGCCGGGATGGTGCCGTGGTATCTCACCCGGGGCGCCGTCGGGGCGTACGCCGAGTTCGTGGTGGCCAAGCCGGACTGGCTGGTCGGCGTACCGGACGAACTGGACGCGACCGAGGCGGCGACCGTACCGCTGAACGCGCTGACCGCCCGGCAGGCGCTGGCGATGATGTCGCTGGCTCCCGGCTCGACGGTGCTGGTCACCGGCGCCAGCGGCGGGGTGGGCGGCTTCGCCGCCCAGTTGGCGGCCCGGGCCGGACACCGGGTCATCGCAGTCGCCAGCTCCGACGACGAGGAGTGGGTACGCGGCCTCGGGGTGGCCGAGGTGCTGCCCCGCTCCGCCGACCTGTCCGACCTCGAACCGGTTCCGGCGGTCCTCGACGCGGTGCCGGTCGGGGCGCCGGCCGCGGCCCCGCTCGCCGACGGCGGCATCCTGGTGACGACCCGGCCGGTCCCACCGCTCGACCCGCCGCGCGGGATCCGGCAGCAGACGGTGCTGATCCGGCTCGACCAGCCGAGGCTGGCGGAGTTGATGACCGAGGTCGCCAAGGGGCGGCTGCGGACCAGGGTCGCCGCCTCGCTGCCGCTGGCGGAGGCGGCCCACGCGCACCGGTTGGTGGCGGCGGGCCGGCTGCGCGGAAAGATCGTCCTCGTCCCGTAG
- a CDS encoding long-chain fatty acid--CoA ligase codes for MDAPLLISRILEHGSTVHGRAEVATWLGESSRRTTYAEVGAAAARLAHALRDDLGVTGDQRVATFMWNNAEHLVAYFAVPSMGAVLHTLNIRLFPGQVAYIANHAEDRVVLVDSTLIPLLAMALPEMSTVEHVVVVGDGDPERLLAAGGGRVAVHRWDDLLRDRPDRYDWPELDERDAAALCYTSGTTGNPKGVAYSHRSIWLHSVQICLPESFGLGPTTRELAIVPMFHAMSWGIPYAAFMCGASLVMPDRFLQGAPIAEMIAAERPTLAGAVPTIWTDLLNYLDNNEVDTSSLTEVIVGGSACPPALMHAFAERHRIDVIHAWGMTEMSPLGSVARPPAGATGEAAWRYRYTQGRVPAGVAARIVGPDGRQLPADGSSVGELEVRGPWVTARYVGDDAPDEEKFRDGWLRTGDVGTLSADGFITLTDRAKDVIKSGGEWISSVELENALMAHPAVLEACVVGVPDPRWEERPLATVVRQENATVGAEELRDFLADRVAGWQLPERWSFVDGVPKTSVGKFDKKRVRADYAAGTLEVIELP; via the coding sequence ATGGACGCGCCCCTGCTCATTTCCCGGATCCTCGAACACGGCAGCACGGTGCACGGCCGCGCCGAGGTGGCCACCTGGCTGGGCGAAAGCTCCCGCCGGACGACGTACGCCGAGGTCGGTGCGGCGGCGGCCCGGCTCGCGCACGCGCTCCGGGACGACCTCGGGGTCACCGGTGACCAGCGGGTCGCCACCTTCATGTGGAACAACGCCGAGCACCTGGTCGCCTACTTCGCGGTGCCGAGCATGGGCGCCGTGCTGCACACCCTCAACATCCGCCTCTTTCCCGGCCAGGTGGCCTACATCGCCAACCACGCCGAGGACCGGGTGGTGCTCGTCGACTCGACCCTTATCCCGCTGCTGGCCATGGCGTTACCCGAGATGTCCACTGTAGAGCACGTCGTGGTGGTCGGCGACGGTGACCCGGAGCGGCTGCTGGCGGCCGGCGGCGGGCGGGTCGCCGTACACCGGTGGGACGACCTGCTGCGCGACAGGCCGGACCGGTACGACTGGCCGGAGCTGGACGAGCGGGACGCCGCGGCGCTCTGCTACACGTCGGGGACCACCGGCAACCCGAAGGGCGTCGCCTACTCGCACCGGTCGATCTGGCTGCACTCGGTGCAGATCTGCCTGCCGGAGTCGTTCGGGCTCGGCCCGACCACCCGGGAACTCGCCATCGTGCCGATGTTCCACGCGATGTCCTGGGGCATCCCGTACGCCGCCTTCATGTGCGGTGCCTCGCTGGTGATGCCGGACCGGTTCCTCCAGGGTGCGCCGATCGCCGAGATGATCGCGGCCGAGCGGCCCACCCTGGCCGGCGCGGTGCCGACGATCTGGACCGACCTGCTGAACTACCTGGACAACAACGAGGTGGACACCTCCTCGCTGACCGAGGTGATCGTCGGCGGCTCGGCCTGCCCACCCGCGCTGATGCACGCCTTCGCCGAGCGGCACCGGATCGACGTGATCCACGCCTGGGGGATGACCGAGATGTCCCCGCTCGGCTCGGTGGCCCGCCCGCCGGCCGGGGCGACCGGCGAGGCGGCCTGGCGCTACCGCTACACCCAGGGCCGGGTGCCGGCCGGGGTCGCCGCCCGGATCGTCGGCCCGGACGGCAGGCAGCTGCCCGCCGACGGCAGCTCCGTCGGCGAGCTGGAGGTGCGCGGGCCGTGGGTGACCGCCCGGTACGTCGGCGACGACGCACCCGACGAGGAGAAGTTCCGGGACGGCTGGCTGCGTACCGGTGACGTCGGCACGCTCTCGGCGGACGGCTTCATCACCCTCACCGACCGGGCCAAGGACGTGATCAAGTCCGGTGGCGAGTGGATCTCCTCGGTCGAGTTGGAGAACGCGCTGATGGCCCACCCGGCGGTGCTGGAGGCGTGCGTGGTCGGCGTACCGGACCCGCGCTGGGAGGAGCGTCCACTCGCGACGGTGGTACGCCAGGAGAACGCCACGGTCGGTGCCGAGGAACTGCGGGACTTCCTCGCCGACCGGGTCGCCGGATGGCAGCTGCCCGAGCGGTGGTCGTTCGTCGACGGGGTGCCGAAGACCTCGGTCGGCAAGTTCGACAAGAAGCGGGTACGCGCCGACTACGCCGCCGGCACCCTGGAGGTGATCGAACTGCCCTGA